From Agrobacterium vitis:
TTTGGAACGGCTAGAATGCCGCATTGTTCGGCTGCCTCGATCACATTGGCCTGCAACCGCTCGATGCTGCCAATCCTGCCCTGAACATGCTGGGTCATCACCGGTTGGAGCGCACCGGCGCCCATTTCCACCGCCTTCTGAACGAGATAATCCATCCGCCCGACTTTCAGCGGCGCAAACAGAAATGTCAGATCGCTCGGGCGGGGCTGCGGGCGGGTTTGGCTTTGCGGGATGAGTGCGATGCGTTTGCGGGTGGGAAAGGCAAGGCTTGCCTTCCATTCGCCATCGCGGCCATTGAAGACCAGCACTTCAGCACCTTCGGTGAGGCGCAGGACATTGGCCAGATAGTTATACTGTTCCGGTGTCGTCGCCACTGGGTTTGCGGCTTCCAGCCCGGCCTCGACATAGAGTCTCTGCATCTTGTAATTTGCCCGCATGCTTATGACCGTCTCACGATTATCGAAAGAGCGCGAACATAACCCTGTAAATCAGCGCTGCAAGCCCTGCGGAGACCGGAAGCGTCACCAACCACGCGCCCATGATGGTGAGGATGTGGGAGCGACGGACCAGTCGACGCCGGTTCACTTCATCGGCATTGGACGGTTTGGGGGCTTTACGCTGCCATTCCGCCGACTTCATCAGCATATAATCTAGCCGCCGTTTTGAATGGCGGTTATACCATTCCCGGAAAAAGCCGAGGCCAAACACCGCGCCGATGGCGATATGGGTGGAACTGACCGGCAGGCCCAGCTTGGAGGCGGTGATAACAGTGATGGCGGACGACAGCGAGACGCAATAGGCTCGCATCGGGTTGAGTTTGGTGATCTTGGTGCCGACAAGGCGGATCAGCCTTGGGCCAAACAGCAGCAGTCCGGTGGAAATGCCGAGCGCCCCAATGGTGACGACCCAAAGCGGCGCGGTCATGCGCGTATGCAGATCATTCGACATGACCGTATGAACAATGGCCGCCAGCGGACCGATGGCGTTTGACACGTCATTGGCGCCATGCGCGAAGGACAGCAGGGCAGCAGCACCGATCAGCGGCATCCGAAACAGTTTGCGCAAGGATTGATTGCGGTTTTCCAGCCCCAATGCCTGCTGGCGCACAATGGGCCTGGCTACAAGCCAGGCAATCGCACCGATCACCAGGCCGAACAGGACGGCTCGATCCG
This genomic window contains:
- a CDS encoding 16S rRNA (uracil(1498)-N(3))-methyltransferase, producing the protein MRANYKMQRLYVEAGLEAANPVATTPEQYNYLANVLRLTEGAEVLVFNGRDGEWKASLAFPTRKRIALIPQSQTRPQPRPSDLTFLFAPLKVGRMDYLVQKAVEMGAGALQPVMTQHVQGRIGSIERLQANVIEAAEQCGILAVPKVAPLVKLKDLLETWPAAHRIIFCDEDSATDNPMPALAAIEERQLALLVGPEGGFSDEERSLLRSLGFVTAIPLGPRILRADTAAVAALAVVQASIGDWK